Proteins from one Aspergillus nidulans FGSC A4 chromosome VIII genomic window:
- a CDS encoding uncharacterized protein (transcript_id=CADANIAT00001002), with amino-acid sequence MCYGSFAYTRTLDLSDSAKACAVLKAVSHLQDFLTTTILLSPFFFSDSFLGGTSLLCLQLPERKSQPAYATIALGLLEI; translated from the exons atgtgttatgggtcctttgcctatacaaggaccttagaccttagtgactcggccaaggcctgtgctgtcctgaaggcggtgagccacctacaagacttcctcacaacaacaatccttctttctcctttcttctttagcgattccttctt aggaggaacaagtttactatgcctacagctgcctgagaggaaaagccagccagcataTGCTACCATAGCTCTTGGCTTGCtagaaatctga